The following are from one region of the Ananas comosus cultivar F153 linkage group 20, ASM154086v1, whole genome shotgun sequence genome:
- the LOC109725463 gene encoding universal stress protein PHOS34-like, with the protein MATGNLGCVVVAVDSSEESMKALRWALDNLRPAGVAAADPGVLIILHVQPAPSIATSLNPGSIPFGGRSDVDVPAFSAAIEAHQRRITDAILKHALDICADRNVNVRTEVVVGDPKVKICEATVNLHADLLVMGCRSMGPIKRMFLGSVSNYCINHVSCPVLVIRGT; encoded by the exons ATGGCGACAGGTAACCTAGGGTGCGTGGTGGTGGCCGTCGACAGTAGCGAGGAGAGCATGAAGGCCCTCCGCTGGGCCCTCGACAACCTCCGCCCCGCCGGAGTCGCCGCCGCGGATCCCGGCGTCCTGATCATCCTCCACGTCCAACCCGCTCCGTCCATCGCCACGAGCCTCAACCCGGGCTCCATCCCCTTCGGCGGTCGAA GCGATGTGGATGTGCCGGCGTTCTCGGCCGCGATCGAGGCGCATCAGCGGCGGATCACGGACGCGATCCTTAAGCACGCCCTGGATATATGCGCCGATAGAAAC GTGAATGTGAGAACCGAAGTGGTGGTGGGCGATCCGAAGGTGAAGATCTGCGAGGCCACCGTAAACTTGCACGCCGACTTACTGGTGATGGGGTGTCGTTCGATGGGACCGATCAAGAG GATGTTCTTAGGAAGTGTGAGCAACTACTGCATCAACCATGTAAGCTGCCCAGTTCTCGTGATAAGGGGAACATGA
- the LOC109725777 gene encoding LOW QUALITY PROTEIN: root phototropism protein 3-like (The sequence of the model RefSeq protein was modified relative to this genomic sequence to represent the inferred CDS: deleted 1 base in 1 codon): MVLRIYLVVVNWKYPLLSRSGRMNRIIYESSTSREVEPTVVELDDLPGGPESFELAAKFCYGIAVDLTAGNISGLRCAAEYLEMTEDLEEGNLIFKTEAFLSYVVLSSWRDSIIVLKSCEGLSPWAENLQIVRRCSESIAWKACANPRGIRWAYTGRPNKSSFVISGGGGAASSPKWNADSKESSPSRSQPVPADWWFEDVSILRIDHFVRVVTAIKVKGMRFDLVGGDHAVRGEWLPGLTKESPTARRGGMRGGARRAGLHLMITGAGAGAGAGSKEELTGSQIREQRMVIESLISIIPPQKDCVTCSFLLRLLRLANMLKVAPALVTELEKRVGMQLEQASLVDLLIPSYNRSDTLYDVDLVQRLLEHFLVQEQTEASSPGRDAPPPYGVGEKHGGGGGSGGGGGSGPNAKMRVARLLDSYLTEVARDRNLSLTKFQVLAEALPESARTCDDGLYRAVDSYLKAHPTLTEHERKRLCRVMDCQKLSIDACMHAAQNERLPLRLVVQILFSEQVKISNAMANSSVKDAGDLPHYQPMVSSRKQLLEGTPQSFQEGWAAAKKDINTLKFELESMKAKYLELQNDMDVLQRQFEKMTLATKPGKPSAASAWSSGWKKLSKLTKMANHEGQEMGGVGGGPDRPAGAGPGGGQARKGPRRWRNSIS; encoded by the exons ATGGTTCTGAGGATTTATTTGGTTGTTGTGAATTGGAAGTACCCTCTGCTGTCGCGGAGCGGGCGCATGAACCGGATAATCTACgagtcgtcgacgtcgcgcgAGGTGGAGCCGACGGTGGTGGAGCTGGACGACCTGCCGGGGGGGCCGGAGTCGTTCGAGCTGGCGGCCAAGTTCTGCTACGGCATCGCGGTGGACCTGACGGCGGGGAACATCTCGGGGCTGCGGTGCGCGGCGGAGTACCTGGAGATGACGGAGGACTTGGAGGAGGGCAATCTGATCTTCAAGACCGAGGCCTTCCTCAGCTACGTCGTGCTGTCGTCGTGGCGGGACTCGATCATCGTGCTCAAGAGCTGCGAGGGGCTGTCGCCGTGGGCCGAGAACCTGCAGATCGTCCGGCGCTGCAGCGAGTCCATCGCATGGAAGGCCTGCGCCAATCCCCGCGGCATCCGGTGGGCCTACACCGGCCGCCCGAATAAGTCGTCATTCGTCatcagcggcggcggcggc gcggcgtcgagtCCGAAGTGGAATGCCGACTCGAAGGAGTCGAGCCCGAGCCGGAGCCAGCCCGTGCCGGCCGACTGGTGGTTCGAGGACGTGTCGATCCTCCGCATCGACCACTTCGTGCGCGTCGTCACGGCCATAAAGGTGAAGGGCATGCGGTTCGACCTGGTGGGCGGCGATCACGCAGTACGCGGCGAATGGCTGCCGGGCTTGACGAAAGAGAGCCCGACGGCGCGGCGCGGCGGGATGAGGGGTGGGGCCAGACGGGCGGGGCTGCACCTGATGATcacgggggcgggggcgggggcgggggcggggagCAAGGAAGAGCTGACGGGGTCGCAAATTCGGGAGCAGCGGATGGTGATCGAGAGCCTGATAAGCATAATTCCGCCGCAGAAGGACTGCGTGACCTGCAGCTTCCTCCTGCGGCTGCTGCGGCTGGCGAACATGCTGAAGGTGGCGCCGGCGCTGGTGACGGAGTTGGAGAAGAGAGTGGGGATGCAGCTGGAGCAGGCCAGTCTGGTCGACCTGCTGATCCCTTCCTACAACCGGAGTGACACGCTGTACGATGTCGATCTGGTGCAGCGCCTGCTGGAGCATTTCTTGGTGCAGGAGCAGACGGAGGCGTCGAGCCCCGGGAGGGACGCGCCGCCGCCTTACGGAGTCGGCGAGAAgcacggcggaggcggcggcagcggcggcggcggggggtcGGGCCCGAATGCGAAGATGCGGGTGGCGAGGCTGCTGGATAGTTACCTCACTGAGGTGGCGAGGGACCGCAACCTGTCGCTGACCAAGTTCCAGGTGCTCGCCGAGGCGCTGCCGGAGTCGGCGCGCACGTGCGACGACGGGCTTTACCGAGCAGTAGACTCATACCtcaag GCGCATCCGACGCTAACGGAGCACGAGAGGAAGCGGCTGTGCCGGGTGATGGACTGCCAGAAGCTGTCGATCGACGCGTGCATGCACGCGGCGCAGAACGAGCGGCTGCCGCTGCGGCTGGTGGTGCAGATCCTCTTCTCCGAGCAGGTCAAGATCAGCAACGCGATGGCGAACTCCTCCGTGAAGGACGCGGGCGACCTGCCGCACTACCAGCCCATGGTCTCGTCCAGGAAGCAGCTGCTGGAGGGCACCCCGCAGTCCTTCCAGGAAGGGTGGGCCGCCGCGAAGAAGGACATCAACACGCTCAAGTTCGAGCTCGAGAGCATGAAGGCCAAGTATCTGGAGCTGCAGAACGATATGGACGTGCTGCAGCGGCAGTTCGAGAAAATGACGCTGGCGACGAAGCCCGGGAAGCCGTCGGCGGCATCCGCGTGGAGCAGCGGGTGGAAGAAGCTGAGCAAGCTGACGAAGATGGCGAACCACGAGGGGCAGGAGATGgggggcgtcggcggcggcccGGACCGGCCAGCAGGAGCCGGGCCCGGGGGCGGGCAAGCGAGGAAGGGGCCGAGGAGGTGGAGGAACTCTATCTCTTGA
- the LOC109725464 gene encoding uncharacterized protein LOC109725464 isoform X1, producing the protein MATSNLGCVVVAVDSREESMKALRWALDNLRLGPAAAGAAAADPGFLIILHVQHPLSIATSLNPGSIPSGGPSDVEAHQQRTTDAIFKRALDMCADRNVTVRTEVMIGDPKVMICKATVTLYADLLVIGRHSIRPISWMFLGSVSKYCVNHVSCPVLVIKGI; encoded by the exons ATGGCGACAAGTAACCTAGGGTGCGTGGTGGTGGCCGTCGACAGCAGAGAGGAGAGCATGAAGGCCCTCCGCTGGGCCCTCGACAACCTCCGCCTCGGCccagccgccgccggagccgccgccgccgatcccGGGTTCCTGATCATCCTCCACGTCCAACACCCTCTGTCCATCGCCACGAGCCTCAACCCGGGCTCCATCCCCTCCGGCGGTCCAA GCGATGTCGAGGCGCATCAGCAGCGGACCACGGACGCGATCTTTAAGCGTGCCCTGGATATGTGCGCCGATAGAAAC GTGACTGTGAGAACCGAAGTGATGATCGGCGATCCGAAGGTCATGATCTGCAAGGCCACTGTAACCTTGTACGCCGACTTACTGGTGATCGGGCGTCATTCGATCAGACCGATCAGTTG GATGTTCTTAGGAAGTGTAAGCAAGTACTGCGTCAACCATGTGAGCTGCCCTGTTCTCGTGATAAAGGGAATATGA
- the LOC109725464 gene encoding uncharacterized protein LOC109725464 isoform X2, whose translation MATSNLGCVVVAVDSREESMKALRWALDNLRLGPAAAGAAAADPGFLIILHVQHPLSIATSLNPGSIPSGGPSDVEAHQQRTTDAIFKRALDMCADRNVTVRTEVMIGDPKVMICKATVTLYADLLVIGRHSIRPIS comes from the exons ATGGCGACAAGTAACCTAGGGTGCGTGGTGGTGGCCGTCGACAGCAGAGAGGAGAGCATGAAGGCCCTCCGCTGGGCCCTCGACAACCTCCGCCTCGGCccagccgccgccggagccgccgccgccgatcccGGGTTCCTGATCATCCTCCACGTCCAACACCCTCTGTCCATCGCCACGAGCCTCAACCCGGGCTCCATCCCCTCCGGCGGTCCAA GCGATGTCGAGGCGCATCAGCAGCGGACCACGGACGCGATCTTTAAGCGTGCCCTGGATATGTGCGCCGATAGAAAC GTGACTGTGAGAACCGAAGTGATGATCGGCGATCCGAAGGTCATGATCTGCAAGGCCACTGTAACCTTGTACGCCGACTTACTGGTGATCGGGCGTCATTCGATCAGACCGATCAGTTG A